In Rhizobium glycinendophyticum, a single window of DNA contains:
- the gltX gene encoding glutamate--tRNA ligase: MTKSGVRVRIAPSPTGEPHVGTAYIALFNYLFAKKFGGEFILRIEDTDATRSTAEFEQKVLDALKWTGLNWSEGPDVGGPYGPYRQSERKDIYRPFVDKMLANGGAFRCFCTPERLESMREAQRAAGKPPGYDGLCLHLKAEEVTARVEAGEPHVVRLKVPTEGSCDFHDGVYGDVSIPWESVDMQVLLKGDGMPTYHMANVVDDHLMKITHVARGEEWLASVPKHILIYRHLGLEPPKFMHLSLMRNHDKSKLSKRKNPTSISYYSALGYLPEALMNFLGLFFIQIAEGEELLSMEELIEKFDPDNLSKAGAIFDIQKLDWLNGRWLREKLTPEDFVARVLDWAQENDRLVEGLKLAQSRVTKLGELPPLAGFLLANDVGLTPASFGGLKTSPTETLEIVTTVQADLEKILEWNVTTIEEELRAISERMGKKLRVVTPPLFVAVSGSQRSLPLFDSMALLGRSVVRQRLKVAIQVLTAMVGAQN, encoded by the coding sequence ATGACCAAGTCCGGCGTCCGCGTCCGCATCGCACCCTCCCCGACCGGCGAACCCCATGTCGGGACCGCCTATATCGCGCTGTTCAACTACCTCTTCGCCAAGAAGTTCGGCGGCGAGTTTATTCTGCGCATCGAGGACACCGACGCGACCCGCTCGACCGCCGAGTTCGAGCAGAAGGTGCTGGACGCTCTCAAATGGACCGGCCTCAACTGGTCGGAAGGTCCTGATGTCGGCGGCCCTTACGGCCCCTACCGCCAGTCCGAACGCAAGGACATCTACCGTCCTTTCGTCGACAAGATGCTCGCCAATGGCGGCGCCTTCCGCTGTTTCTGCACGCCAGAGCGCCTGGAAAGCATGCGCGAAGCTCAACGCGCCGCGGGAAAGCCCCCCGGCTATGACGGCCTCTGCCTGCATCTGAAGGCCGAGGAAGTGACCGCCCGCGTCGAAGCCGGCGAGCCGCATGTCGTGCGCCTGAAGGTGCCGACCGAAGGCTCTTGCGACTTCCACGACGGCGTCTATGGCGATGTCTCGATCCCGTGGGAAAGCGTCGACATGCAGGTCCTGCTCAAGGGCGACGGCATGCCGACCTATCACATGGCGAACGTCGTCGACGATCACCTGATGAAGATCACCCACGTCGCCCGCGGCGAGGAGTGGCTGGCCTCCGTGCCGAAGCATATCCTGATCTATCGCCATCTGGGGCTCGAACCGCCAAAGTTCATGCACCTGTCGCTGATGCGCAATCACGACAAGTCGAAGCTGTCGAAGCGCAAGAACCCGACCTCGATCTCCTATTACTCGGCCCTCGGCTATCTCCCCGAAGCGCTGATGAACTTCCTCGGCCTGTTCTTCATCCAGATCGCCGAAGGCGAGGAACTGCTGTCGATGGAAGAGCTGATCGAGAAGTTCGATCCGGACAACCTTTCCAAGGCCGGCGCGATCTTCGACATCCAGAAGCTCGATTGGCTGAACGGCCGCTGGCTGCGCGAAAAGCTGACGCCGGAAGATTTCGTCGCCCGCGTGCTCGACTGGGCCCAGGAAAACGACCGCCTGGTCGAAGGCCTGAAGCTCGCCCAGAGCCGTGTGACCAAGCTCGGCGAACTGCCGCCGCTCGCCGGCTTCCTGCTCGCCAACGACGTCGGCCTGACGCCTGCCTCCTTCGGCGGGTTGAAGACCAGCCCGACTGAGACGCTCGAAATCGTCACCACCGTCCAGGCGGATCTCGAAAAGATCCTCGAATGGAACGTCACGACCATCGAGGAAGAGCTGCGCGCGATCTCCGAGCGCATGGGCAAGAAGCTCCGCGTCGTCACCCCGCCGCTTTTCGTCGCCGTCTCCGGTAGCCAGCGTTCGCTTCCGCTGTTTGACTCGATGGCGCTGCTCGGCCGCTCTGTCGTGCGCCAGCGGTTGAAGGTGGCGATCCAGGTGCTGACCGCGATGGTAGGTGCACAGAACTGA